GACAACAGCAATGCATAGTCCTTCCATATTTTGTAAAACATAGGTTTTGCGAGTTCGATTTTTAGTATTAACGAAAACTGCATGTGGGACAGAAACATAGCTGGTCGTAACTAAATCTTCTGCTTTGAGCTTTGAAGGGAGCTGGTAAACTACTCTGATGCTAGCAGGACGTTTGGGCTGTCGTGTTGCAGGCTGGAGTTGTGTTCCATATTGTTTGCGAATAAATTCAAACCCAAGCCTTCTTTCGATTATTTCCAAATAGTCTTCAGTTAATCCAGTCCAATGGCCTTTGGGGTTCAGATAGCTGAAGGGGGGCAATTCGCTTTCTTGAGTAAGAGTTAAAACATCGTAGTGTTGATTAAGCCAGAGCCACTCTTTTGTAGAAATCGTAGGAGCGAGTGAGTCTTTTTGTTGTTGGTTTATGTAAAAGAACAGCAGACAAGACCCTGCTATAATGAGGGTAAAAAGACCAATAACAAAGGCTTTCCTACGTTGGGTCATAATAGATCCTGCTGATAATAGGGCGTGAAGGCTTAGGTGAAGAAGGTGTTCATTGCCCTTGATGTAGATAAAATTAACTACATAATTTCTCATACCTGATTTACGTAGTTCATTTCAAGAAGTGGTATTTCCAATTGAATACTCTCTGGTCACACAACCTGTTTTTCATGATGTCTAAATAAGTAAAACGATAAAGGTATTCTTATGTGACGGTGTTTATCTAGAGAATATTTGGGAAAAATGCAGGTTTATTTTAAAATTAAATTAAATTTATAACGGCATAGGGTATTGTTAGAGGGTCTAACTACGCTGAGATTTGATTCAATAATTTTTTGATTGCTCAACCATGCTCTAATTGGCTGTTTCACAATTATGAGTTGGGTTTTGTGTCGTTAGTGCTTGAAAAACAATGCGTTTTGTTTTTTGTAAGTATCAATATCGTATTTTTTTACGATTTTGCTCTTCAGTTTTTTGTTTGACATAAATTTAGTATTGAAAGTTTGTTAAAAGAATAGGTGAGCGGGCTAAAAAAAGGCAAGATTCATAGATTGAAAAAAACTAGTTTAGTAATGAAAAACGTACAAAATAGTGAAGCAGCGTATGTCTCGGGTATTGGTTTAAGATGAAAGCTTATTACATTCCCAAAGCGACAAGTAATTTTTAATAACTTGTTGCTTTTATTTTTCTCTAATTGGGCTGGCGAAGTACGAACTCATACCCAATTGAATCCCATGTAATTAGTTCTTGTTTTGCCTTCTTCATTCAACATGTTGTGGGTAAGACTGATGACTTAAGTGCATTTTTCCGACTTAATTCGTCTAGATTTGTTCAGTAAATTTGTGACAGTGTATTTTTCGAGTGGTTGCTCAATGTAGTTGACATGTCCAATGTTAAGAGTAGCCTAGCTGCATAAAATATCCATTTGGAGCTACTCAAATGATCTTGAAGAATACTAAACAAATTGAGCTTATGCGTAAGTCTGGCCTGTTGCTGCATCAAGCTCACATGGTTGCTAAGGACATGGTTGAGCCGGGAGTATCCACTGCAGAAATTAATGCGGAAGTGGAAAAATTTATTACTACAAATAATGCAATTCCCCTCTTTAAGGGAGTTCCCGGTATTGTTCCTTTTCCGGCGGGATGCTGCATGTCTACCAATGAAGAGGTTGTTCACGGTATCCCTTCTGCTCGCAAACTTGTGGATGGGGATATTCTGAGCATTGATATTGGTGTGCGCTTAAATGGTTGGTGCGCAGATTGTGCATGCACTCACGCTGTCGGCAAAATTAATACAGAAAAATCTAATCTTATGACCGTAACAGAAGATTGTTTGCGGATAGCAATTAAGGAAATAAAGCCTGGTGTAAAATGGAGTGTTATTGCTAAAAAGATGGCAA
This sequence is a window from Halodesulfovibrio sp. MK-HDV. Protein-coding genes within it:
- the map gene encoding type I methionyl aminopeptidase, with product MILKNTKQIELMRKSGLLLHQAHMVAKDMVEPGVSTAEINAEVEKFITTNNAIPLFKGVPGIVPFPAGCCMSTNEEVVHGIPSARKLVDGDILSIDIGVRLNGWCADCACTHAVGKINTEKSNLMTVTEDCLRIAIKEIKPGVKWSVIAKKMAKNARNAGFSVVENLVGHGIGEGLWESPEVPNYYSRELKDFKLKQGLVIAVEPMINAGVKENKTLKDHWTIVTKDNKPSAHFEHCIVVTSTGSEVLTCGANGEGWAM